In Clostridia bacterium, a single genomic region encodes these proteins:
- a CDS encoding AbrB/MazE/SpoVT family DNA-binding domain-containing protein, producing the protein MAKLDDLIYLDTYVIQKDMRLRLPKTIIQNMNIVKGETVFDIYMKSDKSIIVLKIKEVEDIDE; encoded by the coding sequence ATGGCTAAACTAGATGATTTAATTTACCTTGACACTTATGTCATTCAAAAAGATATGAGGCTTAGATTGCCAAAAACCATCATACAAAATATGAATATAGTAAAAGGTGAAACCGTATTCGATATATATATGAAATCTGATAAAAGCATAATCGTTTTAAAAATTAAGGAGGTAGAAGATATAGATGAGTAG
- a CDS encoding site-specific DNA-methyltransferase has protein sequence MEKNFIPNSKIYNKDSRDMSEIKDSSINLIVTSPPYGNLKDYKVNNQIGQGSGYKEYLKELEKVWDECIRVLSPDGKLCINIMPLFESGNDTKFKRRVTRLVINDLINYIEGTEKMFLLSLFIWDKRKVARFSSFGSYPYPTNIFSTYPYEWIIVFCKEGKRKPVDKNIKELSKISQKEWADWAINSFWEMQPAKAKSENHPAPFPKELPHRLIKLYSFYGDTVLDPFMGSGTTAEAAIELGRNSVGYEINEDYIELINNKIKNGLKTFHEKKFLQQNFLD, from the coding sequence ATGGAAAAGAATTTCATACCGAACAGCAAAATTTATAATAAGGATAGTAGAGACATGTCTGAAATAAAAGATTCCTCTATAAATTTAATAGTAACAAGTCCACCTTATGGTAATTTGAAAGATTACAAAGTAAATAATCAAATTGGTCAAGGAAGTGGATATAAAGAATACCTAAAGGAGCTTGAGAAAGTTTGGGATGAGTGCATAAGAGTACTTAGCCCTGATGGGAAATTGTGCATTAACATCATGCCTTTATTCGAATCTGGAAATGACACTAAATTCAAAAGAAGAGTTACTAGACTTGTAATTAATGATCTCATAAATTATATTGAAGGAACAGAAAAAATGTTTTTACTATCTCTTTTTATTTGGGATAAAAGAAAAGTTGCAAGATTTAGCTCCTTTGGAAGTTATCCATACCCAACAAATATCTTTTCAACATATCCTTATGAGTGGATTATTGTTTTTTGTAAGGAAGGAAAAAGAAAGCCCGTCGATAAAAATATAAAAGAGCTATCAAAAATTTCGCAAAAAGAATGGGCTGATTGGGCTATTAATTCATTTTGGGAAATGCAGCCTGCCAAAGCTAAATCTGAAAATCATCCAGCCCCCTTTCCTAAAGAATTGCCTCATAGACTTATAAAGCTATACAGCTTCTATGGAGATACTGTTTTAGATCCCTTTATGGGATCAGGTACAACCGCAGAAGCAGCTATAGAATTAGGTAGAAACTCTGTAGGTTATGAAATTAATGAAGATTATATAGAACTTATAAATAATAAAATTAAAAATGGTTTGAAAACATTTCATGAAAAAAAATTCTTACAACAAAATTTCCTTGACTAA
- a CDS encoding DNA methyltransferase codes for MSSTFSHLNFKELESVNNPNSIHGIYPYRGKISAIDAKKIIEQLPKDMTLLDPFCGSGTILYEAQKHGLKVIGVDQNPLAYELSKSKIELMDDNLRKKIINTTESIIKEAMLRNEKNLSQPMPEEALKAFHVDTSREIMSVSSLINDMDDYIRAAYYGAIALTARGCNDYKWTSSTVGKNIEPKRYINFYEKFMYKVKKHIKHTNDLGLYSGTVYKKDSRLLSEYIPDNSIDIVFTSPPYFDALDYTAYYGKLIYDIHSINRLEIKKDLIQNVSTYKDDMHRVLKELNRVTKDESLIIFIVGDRKRGKQITNGGDFFSEIWAPSYILEREYSGTSSQVFDKLNKTKRKEQIVVWEKEEGEVLKYGKEFHTEQQNL; via the coding sequence ATGAGTAGCACTTTTTCACATTTAAATTTTAAAGAGTTGGAGTCTGTCAATAACCCAAACTCGATTCACGGAATTTACCCATATCGAGGTAAAATTTCTGCTATTGATGCAAAAAAAATAATTGAACAACTTCCAAAAGACATGACTCTTCTCGATCCATTTTGTGGATCAGGAACAATATTATACGAAGCTCAAAAACATGGACTAAAAGTTATCGGGGTTGACCAAAATCCTTTAGCATATGAATTATCTAAATCTAAAATTGAACTTATGGATGATAACCTTAGAAAAAAAATAATAAATACTACTGAAAGCATTATTAAAGAAGCCATGTTGAGAAACGAAAAAAATCTAAGCCAACCAATGCCAGAGGAGGCTTTGAAAGCCTTTCATGTTGATACATCTCGAGAAATAATGTCTGTAAGTTCTCTTATAAACGACATGGATGATTATATTAGGGCTGCTTATTATGGGGCTATTGCTTTAACTGCTAGGGGTTGTAACGATTATAAGTGGACATCAAGCACTGTAGGAAAAAATATTGAGCCAAAAAGATATATTAATTTTTATGAGAAGTTTATGTATAAAGTAAAAAAACATATTAAGCATACTAATGATTTAGGATTATATTCTGGTACTGTGTATAAAAAAGACAGCAGACTTTTAAGCGAATATATTCCTGATAATAGTATAGATATCGTTTTTACTAGTCCCCCCTATTTTGATGCACTAGATTATACCGCCTATTATGGAAAATTAATATATGATATCCATTCAATTAATAGATTAGAAATAAAAAAGGATCTAATTCAAAATGTTTCTACATATAAAGACGATATGCATCGGGTTTTAAAAGAACTTAACAGAGTTACTAAAGATGAATCACTTATCATATTTATAGTAGGTGACAGAAAAAGAGGTAAACAAATTACTAATGGTGGAGACTTCTTTTCCGAAATATGGGCTCCTTCATACATTCTAGAAAGAGAATACAGTGGAACATCTAGTCAGGTATTTGATAAACTCAACAAAACAAAAAGAAAAGAACAAATAGTTGTATGGGAAAAAGAAGAGGGAGAGGTGCTTAAATATGGAAAAGAATTTCATACCGAACAGCAAAATTTATAA